In the genome of Lacerta agilis isolate rLacAgi1 chromosome 2, rLacAgi1.pri, whole genome shotgun sequence, one region contains:
- the LOC117043026 gene encoding zinc finger protein 853-like has product MPLSRGYLEGVKPAGYKIMESRKKEDSLTQKEPTRTDPRGAEEHSQGRNSDSGSQERDCQSHSDPGRQRRKNTAFRGTFGVSSQCKEGIERLKDLLALQRPLARLTICNECGKGFSRSSDLVRHQITHTGEKPYTCADCGKGFSQNSNLLTHQRIHTGEKPYQCRDCSKRFSESSALIQHQRTHTGEKPYACLECGKRFSVSSNLIRHRRTHTDERPYTCEECREGFRHKSQLRRHQKLHVA; this is encoded by the exons ATGCCCTTGTCCAGAGGGTATTTGGAGGGGGTCAAGCCGGCAG GATACAAAATAATGGAGAGCAGAAAGAAGGAAGACAGCCTTACCCAGAAAGAACCCACAAGAACAGATCCCCGGGGGGCAGAGGAACACTCCCAGGGGAGAAATTCGGACAGTGGCAGTCAGGAAAGAGACTGCCAGAGCCATAGTGATCcagggaggcagcggaggaaaAACACAGCCTTTAGGGGGACGTTTGGTGTATCGTCCCAGTGCAAGGAAGGCATTGAAAGGCTGAAAGACCTCCTGGCCTTGCAAAGACCCCTTGCGAGGCTCACCATCTGCAATGAGTGTGGCAAGGGCTTCAGCCGCAGTTCGGACCTCGTCAGGCACCAGAtcactcacacaggggagaagccctacaccTGTGCTGACTGCGGCAAAGGCTTCAGCCAGAACTCCAACCTGCTGACCCACCAGAGGatacacacaggagagaagccctacCAATGCAGGGACTGCAGCAAGCGCTTCAGCGAGAGCTCTGCCCTCATCCAGCACCAGAggacccacacgggagagaagccttaCGCGTGCCTGGAGTGCGGGAAGCGATTCAGCGTGAGCTCGAACCTCATCCGTCACCGGCGCACCCATACAGACGAGAGGCCTTATACCTGCGAGGAGTGCAGGGAGGGTTTCCGGCACAAGTCGCAGCTCAGGAGGCACCAGAAACTGCACGTAGCTtag